TTCAATGGGAAGTGGTGTTAAGGTTTTTAAAATGTCGGCAAATTTATAGGTCGCTTCGGTGCGGAAGCCCTCCGAGCCGTCCATGTTTTTGGGTAAGCCGATAACAATTTTTTCGGCGCTTAAGTTTTTGATGTGCTCTATAACCGCCTGCGCCACCTTTTCCGGGTCGCGTTCGTGAATTGTGCCTACTGCCTGGGCGGTCCAGCCCATTAAATCCGACACCGCAATGCCGGTACGCACTTCGCCGTAGTCAATGCCTAAAATACGCATAAAGTTCTCCTTATTTTTCAAGTAATTCGTTTGCCAGTCTGCCGTTTTCCAAAGCCATTTCTGAAAGCACTTCGGCACGCGCCTTCAAAGCGGTCTGTACGGCATCATAGTTTGAAAGCAGGTCTTCGCAAAGGGCAAAGAGAGATTTTTCGTCTGTTTGTTCTAAATTCAGCAGATATTTTTCCTGCTCTAACATAGAGATACAACCTAAAATTTTTGGGTCATAAATCAAGCCGATGCAAGGCGTTGCGCTTGCCGCTGCATACAGCAGAATATGCAGGCGCATACCAATTACAAATTTACAGGTTTTGCAAAAGGCAATCAGTTCGTCGTGATTGTATTTGTTTTCTAAGCAATAGCCTTTGGCTTGCATAAGGGAAACGGCTTTTTTGCAGATTTCCAAATCCTCAGGCAGCTGCATGGGAATAAACACGGGAATCAGACCGTATTTTTGTTGTAAAGCATCCGCTGTTGCCGCCACTGCAGGAGCGATTGTTTTGTTGCCTTGCCAGTTGCGGATGGAAAAAGCCACATACTCGCCCTTCGGCAAGCGCGCATCTTTTAAAATGTTGTCCGCATTTTCTGCAGGCTTTAAAGCCATGGCAGGGTCTGCGGTCACCTTTGTTTCGGGCGGATTGGGGCAAAGCCTGTTTAAGAGGGCTTCGGACTGCTTGTCCCTTAAAGTGATTAAATCTGCCTGCATAAGGGTGTTTCTTGCAGTTTCTTCATTGCTTTTGCGTACAATCGGACCGATGCCGTTGCCGTAGATATATACTTTTTTGCCTTTTTTCTTGGCAAAGGCAATCAGGTTGCTGTAATAGAGCAATGATTTGGTGCTGGTCACGTCCTGAATCAAGCTACCGCCGCCGCTGATTAAAACCGAGCAGTTACGGATTGCTCTTTGCACCGCAAACACATTAAAGCGGTTTACCGCATACACGCCGTGTTTTTCGGTTGTTTCTTTCGGGTTTGCGGAAAGCACCGTGAAACGGGCTTTGGGATTGTAGATGCGAATCTGTTCGATGATGGCACAAAGCAAGGCGTCGTCACCGCTGTTGTTGTGGCCGTAGTAGCCCGAAATTACAAAGTCCTTGTGCAGGTTGCCGTTTTTTATAATTTCGGTGTATACGTCATAATTATCCTTAACCATGCGGTCGGCAGAATAATATTTTTCGACAATTTCTCTGCCATAAGCACCAACGTTTTTTATTTCCTCAGGAGACATGGAAAGAAGCGTAAGTAAATCGGCTTTTAAGCGGTCGGGGGTTGACATTTCCATACCGCGGCAACAGAAATTGGTTTGATTGGCGTTGTCTAAGGTTTCTTCGCTGAATATGCCCAAATACCCTTCGTTACCCGCTACAATGACGGGCACCGAACCGCACATGCATTCCAGTGCCGAGCGGGAAACGGCTACCACGAAATCCGAAATGGAAACAAAGCGGTTAATGTCGGTGCGTGCGCCCGTTAAATGAATTACTTTTTTGCCGAGCTTTGCATTAACCGCATCGGCTTCTGCCTGCACCGCTTCTAAATCGTTACCGCCACCCACCAGAACAATTTCCAGGTCTTCTTTTTGGAGCAGGTCGGGGGTGATGGCAATCAGGTGATGGGCAAGCAAGCTTCGGTCGGTGTCCATACGGCTGATGGATACGATTTTTCGGCTCGTTTCCGAAAGCCCCAGCTCGCAAAGCAAGTCGGTATCCTTCGGGATGCTGAATTTATCTAAAGGAATGCCGTTGATGGTAACCGAAATGTCCTGGGGATAGGTGCCGTAATTTTCGGTTAAGTATGCCTTAATATCCTCCGAAACGGCAATGGTACGGTAGCCCCAGTTGGTCAGGAGTTTTAACAGGGGGTTCACCTCGAAAACCCAATGGGCAGAGGTGACAAAGTTAAAGTGCATGGTTTTGCAAAGCAGACTTAACAAAAAGGACGGGATACGGGCATGCCCGTGTACCACATCCGGCTTTTCGGCGCGGATGATTTTTTTGAGTCTGAGATAGGATTTAAGCATGGCATCGGGACGTTTGGAATGCAGAGGGGCGTTAAAATGCGGAATGCCCTCTTTTTCCAGTTCAGCAGTATATGCACCGCCGTTTGAGGCGATAAGTACCTCTGTGCCCAGGCGTTTTAAGCCCCGGGCAAGCTCTAATACATGCGTTTCGGCACCGCCGATATCCATGCCCATTAAAACCAGTAAAACTTTCATAATTTATAGACCTCTTTTATTGAATACTTTTCCGTAAAGTAGGAATTTCGTGCTCTAAAACGTAATCGCTGTGCCGTATTTTCCAGCGGATATGCGCTTCGTCTGTGGAATATTCCATGCGCGGTTCCCAGCCGAGGCGCGAATCTTTCTGCACATAAGGGATAGATTGTAATGCATTCTCTTTTTCGGCTAAGATGAGCGCTTCGATGCGGTCGATGACCGAAGAAAGCTCGTCTTTATCCTGCGCGCTTCGCATTTTTTGCTGCAGAACATACAGTTCTTTGGCGTGGATGCCGGTTTGAATGCTGTGCGCCATAAAATGCCCCAAATTGATAAGCGATTGCAAAGCTTCGTTTTGATTTTCCAGCTTGTCCAGTAAGGAAAGTCCCTCCTGCATCAGGCTGTGCGCTTTTTTTAAGGATTCAATTTCCGCGCCGATGCGCAGCCCGATAAAGGAGCCTCTGCCGTTGATGGATTCTAAGTAATCGGAATATACATACATTTTAGCAAAGCTTTTACGGGGCACCTGAATGGCTTTGTTTAATACGCAAAGGGGATAAGAGGTGCCGATGCGGAAAGCACCGTACTGATCTGCATCCGAGGGGATGAAATGTGTGGAAGCCTCACTCCAGAGGATAAGTGCCTGCTTTACAGTTTGCAGATACGCTTTGCCGAAGGAGCTTTCTAAAATATTGTCTAAGATTTCGTCTGCAGGCTTTCTCGGCTCGTCAAACATTTCTTTGGTAAGACGGCTGATGAAGGAAGGATAAAAGCCGTAATGATGCCCTTCCATAATCCCGCAAAGGCCCCAGTCGTCATGGGCGGAGATGACCGCCTCGCACCGCTTAATCCACTGGTACGGCGCAGGCTGATAGGGAATACAGCCCATGTCCCAGGTTAAACCGCCTGTGTTGGTCATGGAATAGAGGCGGATACCGCGTTTTTTGGCGGCAATGGCCTCGCTCTTAAAATATGCACCGGGACCTGCAAAGGATAAGGTGTAGTCGGCACAATACCATTTTGTGCCGTTTGGATAGGTAATGGGTTCAAACATTTCAAAGGTTGCAAGGAGCGAAATGTCTGTGGGAAGCTTTTCAATTAAAGCAACGCGCTCTTTTTCGGGTTGGAAGCCCCAGTTGTAGGTCCAGAGGACAATATCTACATCCGGCTTCTTTTCACGGATGACTTCTTTGATCAGATTTACATAATCGGGATAATCCATACAAGGATACCAGCCCGAGCTGACTTTACCCGTGGGGATACCGTCAACCACCACGTCCTCCTGATTTACGCCCGTTACATGGGGGTCTTTGGAAGGAAAGCCCACCGATTCACCCACTAAGGTTACGCCCTTTAAGCCGGGACAGCTTTCAAAAAGCTTGCCGTACACGCTGTCGTAATGGGCGCGGGCACCCTCTGCTTCGGGGTGCATCATAATATGCATATCGCTGTAGGCGTATACATCAATACCGTATTTGGCGGCGCGTTCGATTAAGTTGTTAAAATCAAGGAAGCCGCGTTTGCTTTCGTTGATGCCGCGGGTGTAAACCAAAATGGCATCGCGTCCCTCATGGGCAATCTGGTTTAAATGCCCGTCGGGAAATTCATCCAGGCCATAGCCCGAATGCACCATCATGGGCGAAAACATGGGCTTGGATTCGTATTTGCCGTAGGGAATAAAAGGCGCTTTGCGGTCGCGCATTTTGGTTTCCAACTGATAAATACCCGAGGCGATACCGCGACTGTCAAAACCACTAACCGTAATGCCGTCGGCATTTACGGTGACGCGGCATCCTTTATACACGTTGTATTCTCCCAAATCTGCAGACTGCATCAGACGGATGCAGGGCATTTGTACGTTACAGGTCAGGGTTGCGGAAACGCGCATGGAAATAAAGAGAAAATCCTGCAAATCCTTTGCGGCGGTCTGCACCACCTTATCGCAGTTTTCGGGCAGGACAATGAAAATGCCGTCGGTTATCGGAAAATCGTCGGGATTCTTGGATATCGTCATGTCCCGAATGTCGGGGGTATGCATTTCCAGCATTTTTTTACGGAAATCATAATTTTTTTCGATTTTCATAGGAAAATCTCCTTTACAGAGTGATATAGTTGCTCCAGGCACAGTTGCCTTTTTGGTCTGTAACTTCAACGCGTACCCATTTTTCAAAGGGTTTAAGCGGATAGACTGCTTCCGTTAAATTCTCTCCGCGGACAATACGGTCGGGTGCAAAGGAGGCGTTGGAGAAGAAAACAATTTTGGAGCAGGGACTGGTGGTAAGCTTAATTTTGTCCTCTTGCTTTTCTATCGAGAGCCAAGGTGCCTGCGAGGAAAAGAAATCTCCCTTTTGCAGGGCAGATAAAAGTGCCTGCGGGCGGTTGCTTTCAGCTTTTATATACACAAACGATTTGGTTTCGTCATTGCCGTCATAATAATGGGTGTCGTCTGTGGCAAGAAGCGGAAAACAGATGCCCTGATTGGCTAAGCTGTCTGCAAAATGCCCCGAATAGGGTCGGTCGCTCTGGTTGATACCCGAAACGGTGTTGTAAATTTCAGTGCCGAAAAAGCCGTTTAATCTTTTGGTTTCTTCAACCGTGTTTAACGACCAGGCAGGGTGTGCCAGGATTGCAAGTCCGCCTGCTTTTTTTATGCCGTCTATGATGGCTTGCGCGTCGGCATCTCTTGGAATGGAAGGGTCAGCATGCATGCCGAGACCTACAATGTGCATCACGCCTTCTATGCAGTCGGCTGTGCCGATATTGTATTCACAGCCCGAGAGGATGGAAAGTCCGTTGATTCCCCCCTCGGGATAGAATTTCCAATGGTCGGTGATTGCAACGGCATCGAAACCTGCGTTTTTATAAATTTCTGCCATTTCTTCGGGACTTTTACGTCCGTCCGAAAGGGTGGTGTGGATATGCAGACCCACTTTATACCAGGTGTTTCCTTGTTTGTCTTTAAACATAATGTTCTTCCTTAAAATTGAATTTCAGCGGTGTGCGGTCTGTGGTCGGATGCCACAACAGCAGGGATATCCGCAGACACGATTTCGATATCGGGAGTTGCAAAGATATAGTCGATTTTGCAATAGGGATTATCGGACGGAAAGCTCAAAAGGGGAGCTTTGAATGTTTTGGCGGTATCCTGCATACATGCGCGGATGGGGTCTAAAAGAGGATTGTCGGGTCGCACATTCAGGTCGCCCATTACAATGCATTTTTCAGGTGCAATGTTTTTAAGTATGGTTTCGACTGCGTTTTGCTGTTCGTCATCGTTTAAGCCGAAATGGGTTACAAGCACGGTCAGTCCG
This DNA window, taken from Clostridia bacterium, encodes the following:
- the ruvX gene encoding Holliday junction resolvase RuvX, which produces MRILGIDYGEVRTGIAVSDLMGWTAQAVGTIHERDPEKVAQAVIEHIKNLSAEKIVIGLPKNMDGSEGFRTEATYKFADILKTLTPLPIEFWDERLSTVAATRTLNETNVRGKKRKNVIDTVAATYILQGYLDKKF
- the csaB gene encoding polysaccharide pyruvyl transferase CsaB, translating into MKVLLVLMGMDIGGAETHVLELARGLKRLGTEVLIASNGGAYTAELEKEGIPHFNAPLHSKRPDAMLKSYLRLKKIIRAEKPDVVHGHARIPSFLLSLLCKTMHFNFVTSAHWVFEVNPLLKLLTNWGYRTIAVSEDIKAYLTENYGTYPQDISVTINGIPLDKFSIPKDTDLLCELGLSETSRKIVSISRMDTDRSLLAHHLIAITPDLLQKEDLEIVLVGGGNDLEAVQAEADAVNAKLGKKVIHLTGARTDINRFVSISDFVVAVSRSALECMCGSVPVIVAGNEGYLGIFSEETLDNANQTNFCCRGMEMSTPDRLKADLLTLLSMSPEEIKNVGAYGREIVEKYYSADRMVKDNYDVYTEIIKNGNLHKDFVISGYYGHNNSGDDALLCAIIEQIRIYNPKARFTVLSANPKETTEKHGVYAVNRFNVFAVQRAIRNCSVLISGGGSLIQDVTSTKSLLYYSNLIAFAKKKGKKVYIYGNGIGPIVRKSNEETARNTLMQADLITLRDKQSEALLNRLCPNPPETKVTADPAMALKPAENADNILKDARLPKGEYVAFSIRNWQGNKTIAPAVAATADALQQKYGLIPVFIPMQLPEDLEICKKAVSLMQAKGYCLENKYNHDELIAFCKTCKFVIGMRLHILLYAAASATPCIGLIYDPKILGCISMLEQEKYLLNLEQTDEKSLFALCEDLLSNYDAVQTALKARAEVLSEMALENGRLANELLEK